atgttttatatttaatgcgTTTCGCTGACAGTTAAATTGCTTGGTTCTTAATGAATTGAAACGATTTCAAATGATTCATACATTTAATATGCTTACATgggtcaaaataaaataaatcttgtttTATATGATAACAGTCAATTCCTAAGGCATGAGAAACCCGATATGTAAATTGAGGAGCCTGGTGAACCATAGTATGTGGTATCATTTAAtcaagttttattcatttatttgttctCAATTCATTAACGAATTGTTTGCACATCTCTAAAGAAAGGTCATACTTTGATATGGATTTactatgttttgattttgatgacatttctagtttatataCCTTTCTGGATGGAGCTTCTTATACTGCCTGAATTGAGGAGAGCAATAGCCGCTGGCGCCCAGGCCTCGTTTGACAAGTTGTAACCGGAAGTGACGTAATAGTCGATCATGGCGTCAGCGAGCATGTTACCTGAAATGATACAGTTGTCATTAGTAGTTTTATGTGGAATATccacatattttcattaataatcaTACTTAAACATGTTCGCAAGTTCAGAAAAGTAAGTAACCTTATTTTCTGTCCTTGCAGTTAATTAAACCACCTTCATGAGTCAGAATGTGTGTATGAATATCGTCTTTTGTATAAACACAGTTCTATCAAGCTCTCCAACATTCTGGTATACTAATAAAACGCATGTGCAGTCATAATACCTATACATTTGTAAGACTTAATACAGTTTTCTATCACGCAAttcactttattttcaaaagagTACGTACCCAGGTTGCATTCTCGGAGGCGGCAATGCTCCCGCAGACCGTCTAACTCCACCAGCGACAGGCCGACCTTCTCCAGCTTTACAGAATCCACCGGAAGTCGCCATGTCCCCAGCTCCCGAAGAATGCCCGCGTCTGCAAAAAATAGCTATGGTCGATAAATCTTATACAATCTTGTATCTAATATGAACGAAGTGTAGTTAGTTCTTCATCTTGGGATGCCATGGTTTGCACGTGTTAATTaattagacataatttagtaataattagtaataatttattacacCACCTTGTTCAATAGAGGAGTCAAGAAGTATGGGGTTTCCGCTCCAGGAAGTTACGTCACCATTTGTGTTGAATGTGACGTTGAGGAAACCGAGGTATTTTCCATACGTAAAATCTTGAACGACGAGAGCTCTGCCACCACCTGGCTGGCTGACGACGACCGGATATAGACCCTCGGGCGTTTCGTCGGATGGCGGCTGTCCTGTATGTACAATGTGGAATCAATGACATGACTCGCAAGGAGCATTTCAATTACTATTAGCACTATTGAAAAAAAACGGTAATACAAAAAGTGTTTGTACCTGCCTAGTATAACACTGCTAAAAGCATTACCGGTATCCAGGAACAACAGCTAAGTTCCGTACCCGCGTTGGAAACACTTTCTTTTGTCAATTCCCGTACCATAGCGTACACTTCAGCAATTCTCTATACACATATTGAGACAAGTTATAAGAAAGTACCTTATCGCCGTAAAGTACAGGTAAATCTATACAGCTCATGTTCCTACCGGTGTAAAGGAATGTGTCCGTGTGTCCGCCTACGACAACGTCCACTCCGTCTATAGCGGCCACCTGCTGATCCATCCGAAAGCCTGCGTGACCCAAAGCCAAGATCTTGGTCACACCTTGAGATTGCAGTACCGCCACCTCCGCGGAAACGCTGCTGATGACGTCTTTAAACGTCACCGTCGGTCCTGATATAAAAGTTTATTCAGTTCGATATTTTTCAACATGTAATCTTATGAATTGCaataacatatttgaataaaaataggTGAAAGGAAAGAAAACGAGAACAATAGAACAACAGCAGGCCATCAGTGATGTTGCTACAGAAAATAGATTTTCGATTGCCTAAGGCTAAAATGGTAAATTGGCCATCACAAAGGAGAAAGTAAAAACTATAATAAAGTGTGTATTGAAAATATCTTCACCTGGTTTGGATATAATTTGGGTTTCTGGTGTTATGTAACCTATAACCCCAATATTTTCTCCCCCAACGTTTTTAATGACGCTTTTTGACAAAAGTCCGCTGAGCTTCGGTTCATTCGTGACGTCAACGGAAGAACTGACGACGTCAAAACTGACGTTACCCAAGAAGGAAGCCAATGGGTCCACTCCAAGATCGAATTCGTGATTTCCCAGACACTGTACATGTTGAAATAGATTGAATATAAAGCAGTGTCAATGTTGAAGCATTTTATAAAGAAcctgaatataatttataacattaaaatgaacTGTTCGTTTACTAGAAACTACTTTGAAAATTTGGTAGCTAAATCAGTCCTATGATTTTCTCAAATATCTAATATACACATGAAAGAAAgtaatatataaactatacaCGAAAATTGTATGGTCTACGAGCGAAACCCACCATGACGTCATATCCGAGCTGATTCATAAAGTATGACGTGGCTTTGCCTCTGTGAACGAAAAACCAGAGTGTCCCCATGAACTGATCACCTGCGTCTAAAAGTAGCACGTTGTCATGGCCACTCCGAATGTCCTTGGTCTTCGTGTGTCGCCTAGCAACGCCACCAAAGCACTTTCCAGCTGCGGCGTCATCGACGCTGCAGTCCGCACCGTACTTGTTGATCTGGTCAAACCGAGCGTGCACGTCGTTGGTGTGCAGAATGGTCAACTCGTAGCTGGCCACTCTGGCCGAAATGGCGAGCACAAGACTCGTGTAGCAATACATCTTGTATAACATATTTCCTTCTGTTTGATATATTTCCGCTTTATTTAGAGGAAAACAAATTAGAATGTATTTACAGCAtcaaacatatatgaaattaatgAGAGTCTGAGCATCTACCATAGGAACACATAGGAACacacattgtttatattttagacGAATTTTATCATAGATATATTGTCCCAACAAATTAATTCGAGCTGGTCCTGACCTTTATATTTGCTTACATCTTACGCTGAATACAGCCAGTATACGTTTACATAAACCATTCATGCATTCTCTATAAATTTAGTGGCAATATAAATGCGTACAATATGTTTGCTCAGATGAAACAAATCCTAAATAAAACCACATGTTTTTTGCTTTGTATAACCTGACGATGCCTGTTTCAGGTAATACAATCCTTACAATGTACGTATGTTCTTCAACTATTTGTCGGTTGTTTATTGAAGGGTAAAGATGGCTTATACTTAGAGATATTTGAGACCGTTTCgctgtaaaaacaaatatgaatgaaatacgtcatgtgataaaaaaacaaaaacagtttccATTTAATATACAACATGTTATAAAACTCAGTACACACGCACTCGGCCCACTTAATAACCTTTcccaaacatattttatttttattaactgACAACTCACTTAAGATTCTCTAtactataatataatatttatccACTAGATGTATGAGTTTGGGCTCTCGTTATACCCttattactataattattatgattatataaacacattgagAGAGGGTCGTAACTTATGTTGACGACAACTCGGGGCCAATTCCCtttgaatatataatgtgtgttttaattattgtgTAGATTTTGCATAGATATTTggaatgtaatatttattttcatgcaaAAACTATTATGAAAAATTACACTTTAGctttaaatatgacaatatttagGCAGTTATAACTTAAacgattatttttaatttattgttttgatacaattatttatCCTAccgttttatatatttttatacatccACAAGAATGTTATCGCGAGTCAGTATTccaatatttgtaataattaggTACCTCGAAgtaaatgttacaaacagtcaacttttaaattatttacctAGACCCGTATCCTTTCACGAAGATATCACAGTTTAATTTAAGTCTGAAGTCGTCCTACCTTGACCACAGGTAATTTGCATAAAGCAAAATTTCTATCACCGAAGTATTGTTAAGTATTTAGGCCAAGGATAggaattacggacactacggaccatggacattacggaccagatttagggacactacggaccagatttagggacattacggaccatcttcggaatcttacggaccatgatttaaacatattttttttttaaattaatcactcattagtttataatttgttaataaatacttgaatatgagtgctcagtatgacgttatatcttccataaaactgtgaaaaatcccgtGAAGTTCGAACAGAtctcaatataaaatcttgtgaaattacaaaaggtgttaaagacctatgcatttataacaattatgtgaacaataatgagcgaaatttgaaagatcggcagttaaatcagttaaaagcaacagaagatatattttccaaaac
The DNA window shown above is from Mya arenaria isolate MELC-2E11 chromosome 6, ASM2691426v1 and carries:
- the LOC128238178 gene encoding snake venom 5'-nucleotidase-like; protein product: MLYKMYCYTSLVLAISARVASYELTILHTNDVHARFDQINKYGADCSVDDAAAGKCFGGVARRHTKTKDIRSGHDNVLLLDAGDQFMGTLWFFVHRGKATSYFMNQLGYDVMCLGNHEFDLGVDPLASFLGNVSFDVVSSSVDVTNEPKLSGLLSKSVIKNVGGENIGVIGYITPETQIISKPGPTVTFKDVISSVSAEVAVLQSQGVTKILALGHAGFRMDQQVAAIDGVDVVVGGHTDTFLYTGQPPSDETPEGLYPVVVSQPGGGRALVVQDFTYGKYLGFLNVTFNTNGDVTSWSGNPILLDSSIEQDAGILRELGTWRLPVDSVKLEKVGLSLVELDGLREHCRLRECNLGNMLADAMIDYYVTSGYNLSNEAWAPAAIALLNSGSIRSSIQKGTITAGDVNTVQPFRNEVDMIRINGSNLRHQLEISVSEYDVTDKHGRFLQFSGLKVTYDLRQPAMRRVHDVQVRCLNCAVPSYSPLQDDVIYNVLLPTFLIEGGDGYQFEPIEHLLFNTLDVEVTFKYLGKHGPVYPAEEGRITFVSKDTDADQVGGAQGQHDRSSLTFVFLSGLLLSLLKRIF